A portion of the Sus scrofa isolate TJ Tabasco breed Duroc chromosome 5, Sscrofa11.1, whole genome shotgun sequence genome contains these proteins:
- the GLIPR1 gene encoding glioma pathogenesis-related protein 1 isoform X1 — MPSSLSMRVTLAVTAWMVSLVSSSSSPANSLPDIKNEDFIKDCVRIHNKLRSEVNPTASDMLYMTWDPELAKIARSWASSCQFAHNKQLKSPYRLHPNFTSLGENLWTGSLSIFSVTSAITDWYNEVKYYDFKTQRCARVCGHYTQVVWAESYKVGCAVQFCPRVAGFDTLRNGAHFICNYGPAGNFPTWPYKKGSTCSACPSDDTCLDNLCTNPKRDKVTRMYINLKLFKIYVSNVSASRRTIFKRLFYVCFTGYYSVVFPDWLILPRNRYLSLFLIVSPPILLLSVIITILVKYPHLVLK; from the exons ATGCCAAGCAGCCTGAGCATGCGAGTCACACTGGCTGTGACAGCCTGGATGGTCTCTTTAGTCTCCAGCTCTTCCTCTCCAGCAAATTCTCTACCAGATATCAAAAATGAGGATTTCATCAAAGACTGTGTTCGAATTCACAACAAGCTCCGATCAGAAGTGAACCCAACGGCTAGTGATATGCTGTACATG aCTTGGGACCCAGAACTAGCCAAAATTGCAAGGTCATGGGCAAGCAGTTGCCAGTTTGCACATAACAAACAGCTGAAGTCACCCTACAGGCTACACCCGAATTTCACTTCACTGGGAGAAAACCTCTGGACTGGGTCTCTATCCATCTTTTCCGTGACTTCAGCCATCACAGACTGGTACAACGAAGTTAAATACTATGACTTCAAGACTCAGAGGTGTGCCAGGGTTTGTGGCCATTACACTCAG gttgtgTGGGCAGAGAGTTATAAGGTTGGCTGTGCAGTACAGTTTTGTCCCCGAGTGGCTGGCTTTGACACTCTTCGCAATGGAGCACATTTTATATGCAACTATGGACCAGC AGGAAATTTCCCAACCTGGCCATATAAGAAAGGATCCACCTGTAGTGCCTGCCCCAGTGATGACACCTGTTTGGATAATCTCTGCA CCAACCCAAAACGAGACAAAGTCACACGTATGTATATAAATCTTAAGTTGTTCAAGATTTATGTAAGCAATGTTTCCGCATCACGAAGAACAATATTTAAGAGgctattttatgtttgtttcacaGGTTACTATTCTGTTGTGTTTCCAGACTGGCTGATACTTCCACGTAATAGATACCTatctctttttctcattgttaGTCCACCAATCCTATTACTGAGTGTTATAATTACCATTTTGGTTAAATACCCTCATTTAGTTctcaaataa
- the GLIPR1 gene encoding glioma pathogenesis-related protein 1 isoform X2 has product MPSSLSMRVTLAVTAWMVSLVSSSSSPANSLPDIKNEDFIKDCVRIHNKLRSEVNPTASDMLYMTWDPELAKIARSWASSCQFAHNKQLKSPYRLHPNFTSLGENLWTGSLSIFSVTSAITDWYNEVKYYDFKTQRCARVCGHYTQVVWAESYKVGCAVQFCPRVAGFDTLRNGAHFICNYGPAGNFPTWPYKKGSTCSACPSDDTCLDNLCTNPKRDKVTRYYSVVFPDWLILPRNRYLSLFLIVSPPILLLSVIITILVKYPHLVLK; this is encoded by the exons ATGCCAAGCAGCCTGAGCATGCGAGTCACACTGGCTGTGACAGCCTGGATGGTCTCTTTAGTCTCCAGCTCTTCCTCTCCAGCAAATTCTCTACCAGATATCAAAAATGAGGATTTCATCAAAGACTGTGTTCGAATTCACAACAAGCTCCGATCAGAAGTGAACCCAACGGCTAGTGATATGCTGTACATG aCTTGGGACCCAGAACTAGCCAAAATTGCAAGGTCATGGGCAAGCAGTTGCCAGTTTGCACATAACAAACAGCTGAAGTCACCCTACAGGCTACACCCGAATTTCACTTCACTGGGAGAAAACCTCTGGACTGGGTCTCTATCCATCTTTTCCGTGACTTCAGCCATCACAGACTGGTACAACGAAGTTAAATACTATGACTTCAAGACTCAGAGGTGTGCCAGGGTTTGTGGCCATTACACTCAG gttgtgTGGGCAGAGAGTTATAAGGTTGGCTGTGCAGTACAGTTTTGTCCCCGAGTGGCTGGCTTTGACACTCTTCGCAATGGAGCACATTTTATATGCAACTATGGACCAGC AGGAAATTTCCCAACCTGGCCATATAAGAAAGGATCCACCTGTAGTGCCTGCCCCAGTGATGACACCTGTTTGGATAATCTCTGCA CCAACCCAAAACGAGACAAAGTCACAC GTTACTATTCTGTTGTGTTTCCAGACTGGCTGATACTTCCACGTAATAGATACCTatctctttttctcattgttaGTCCACCAATCCTATTACTGAGTGTTATAATTACCATTTTGGTTAAATACCCTCATTTAGTTctcaaataa